The Cucumis melo cultivar AY chromosome 6, USDA_Cmelo_AY_1.0, whole genome shotgun sequence genome includes a region encoding these proteins:
- the LOC127149738 gene encoding uncharacterized protein LOC127149738, with protein MPVSGWYRPDYASENTICRHLCRLLPLGSSEASNSKLSREEELEIEEQLKLLNKPSIKTYKTKEGDIIDCVDINKQPALDLPLLKNHKVQVVSHSLKKGPEKYYGTKSYMSVYNVSLSFGQSSSSNIWIVGGPTNSLGVLMTGWLVNPEVNGDFITRSFVYWTADGGATTGCYNMYCQGFVQVNPSHHVGAPLHPTSTYQGQQYDYQFTIIQIAGNWWVLVGENLGLGYWPKELVQNLVDGAEQIAWGGIAKPSIDGMSPMLGSGHKPNDNGDYNEGCYIRNIQIISGAATNTYKLPTWDNTLSYSSNTSCYDLNPNVNCGDDMMEYCFTFGGPGGPNCEATIF; from the exons ATGCCTGTTTCAGGATGGTATAGACCTGATTATGCTTCAGAAAATACTATTTGTCGCCATTTATGCCGACTGCTTCCTCTAGGCTCAAG TGAAGCCTCTAACTCAAAACTTTCAAGAGAAGAAGAATTGGAGATTGAAGAACAACTCAAACTTCTCAACAAGCCCTCCATCAAAACATATAAG acCAAGGAAGGAGATATCATTGATTGTGTCGACATCAACAAACAACCAGCCCTTGATCTTCCTCTATTGAAAAATCACAAAGTTCAG GTGGTTTCTCATTCTTTGAAGAAGGGTCCTGAGAAATACTATGGAACTAAGTCATACATGTCAGTGTACAATGTGAGTTTGAGTTTTGGTCAATCTTCATCGTCTAACATATGGATTGTTGGTGGCCCTACTAACTCTCTTGGTGTACTCATGACTGGCTGGCTG GTGAATCCAGAAGTAAATGGTGATTTTATCACTAGAAGCTTTGTGTATTGGACG GCCGACGGAGGTGCTACAACAGGATGTTACAATATGTATTGTCAAGGCTTCGTACAAGTAAATCCAAGTCATCATGTAGGCGCTCCTCTTCATCCAACCTCCACCTATCAAGGACAACAATATGACTATCAATTCACCATCATTCAA ATTGCAGGGAATTGGTGGGTTCTGGTGGGTGAAAATCTGGGATTAGGATATTGGCCAAAGGAGTTGGTTCAAAATCTAGTTGATGGGGCAGAACAAATAGCATGGGGAGGCATTGCAAAGCCATCAATAGATGGAATGAGCCCTATGTTGGGGAGTGGACACAAGCCAAATGACAATGGTGATTATAATGAAGGCTGTTACATAAGAAACATTCAAATCATATCAGGTGCTGCAACGAATACTTATAAACTCCCAACTTGGGATAACACACTAAGTTATTCAAGTAACACTAGTTGTTATGATTTGAACCCTAATGTGAATTGTGGTGATGATATGATGGAATATTGCTTCACCTTTGGAGGACCAGGTGGACCTAATTGTGAAGCCACCATCTTTTAA
- the LOC127149739 gene encoding uncharacterized protein LOC127149739 has product MDYNYYSKATCLVIIVFYVCFNCKFNHASNSNLSREEELEIERQLKLLNKPFIKTYKTKEGDIIDCVDINKQPALDHPLLKNHKVQTLPSEFISKLFKEDSISQSNNGILTSNNNNGEGCPIGFVPIRRTLKEDLIRLKSLSSNYKKQESSMKPQDDQSKDFSHDAVRFPYDQNVVSHSLIKATYYHGAKARIAVYNVSLSDENQSSSANIWVVGGPDESLNVLMAGWQVNPAVSGDSLPRTFVYWTTDRGATTGCYNMLCQGFVLVNPDIPVGSSILPASIYQGKQYDYQFSIVQAIGHWWVRVGDDQVGLGYWPSELFPNLLRGAEQVAWGGSAEPSLYSDESPPLGSGHRPNGRPDEACFVRNIQYIASNYILSIPTLDNTINYVSSSSCYDLISNENCDFDPFKYCFTFGGPGGQDCAATTA; this is encoded by the exons atggattataattattattctaAAGCAACATGTTTGGTGATCATAGTGTTTTATGTTTGTTTCAATTGCAAATTCAATCATGCCTCTAACTCTAATCTTTCAAGAGAAGAAGAATTGGAGATTGAAAGACAACTCAAACTTCTCAACAAGCCATTCATCAAAACATACAAG ACGAAGGAAGGAGATATCATTGATTGTGTTGACATCAATAAACAACCCGCCCTCGATCATCCTTTACTAAAGAATCACAAAGTTCAG ACTCTACCAAGTGAATTTATATCTAAATTGTTCAAAGAAGATTCAATATCTCAATCAAACAATGGGATACTCACAAGTAACAACAACAATGGAGAAGGTTGCCCTATTGGATTTGTTCCTATTAGAAGAACGTTAAAAGAAGATCTAATTAGGTTAAAATCTCTATCATCCAACTACAAAAAACAAGAATCATCAATGAAGCCACAAGATGATCAATCTAAAGATTTTTCTCATGACGCTGTCAGATTCCCGTACGATCAAAAT GTTGTTTCTCATTCATTGATAAAAGCAACATATTATCATGGAGCAAAAGCTCGAATTGCTGTGTACAATGTGAGTTTGAGTGATGAGAATCAATCTTCTTCGGCTAACATATGGGTTGTTGGTGGCCCTGATGAATCTCTTAATGTTCTTATGGCTGGTTGGCAG gTGAATCCAGCGGTAAGTGGTGATAGTCTCCCTAGAACGTTCGTGTATTGGACG ACTGACCGAGGTGCTACAACTGGATGTTACAATATGCTATGTCAAGGATTCGTGCTGGTAAATCCAGATATTCCGGTAGGCAGTAGTATTCTTCCAGCCTCCATCTATCAAGGAAAACAATATGACTATCAGTTTAGTATCGTCCag GCAATAGGGCATTGGTGGGTTAGAGTAGGTGATGATCAAGTGGGATTAGGGTATTGGCCAAGCGAGTTGTTTCCAAATCTACTTAGAGGGGCAGAACAAGTTGCATGGGGAGGCAGTGCAGAACCTTCACTATATAGTGATGAAAGTCCTCCATTGGGAAGTGGGCACAGGCCGAATGGTAGACCTGATGAAGCTTGTTTCGTTAGAAACATACAATACATAGCAAGTAACTATATACTTTCAATACCCACTTTGGATAACACAATAAATTATGTCAGTAGCTCTTCCTGTTATGATTTGATCTCTAATGAGAATTGTGATTTTGATCCCTTCAAATATTGCTTCACTTTTGGAGGCCCAGGTGGACAAGATTGTGCAGCCACCACTGCTTAA
- the LOC103490790 gene encoding AT-hook motif nuclear-localized protein 13: MDSRERSMPSVHQHHQQSTPPNRMIPNNASYSANMPNSNNTSPLINPNSAAAQMMSSASRFPFNSMMGSSSKPSESPNAASYDGSQSELRTGGFNIDSGKKKRGRPRKYSPDGNIALGLSPTPITSSAVPADSAGMHSPDPRPKKNRGRPPGTGKKQMDALGTGGVGFTPHVILVKPGEDIASKVMAFSQQGPRTVCILSAHGAVCNVTLQPALSSGSVSYEGRYEIISLSGSFLISENNGNRSRSGGLSVSLASADGQVLGGITNMLTAASTVQVIVGSFLVDGKKLGASIQKSGPSSTSPNMLNFGTPVAAGCPSEGASNNSSDDNGGSPLSRGPGMYTNANQPIHNMQMYQQLWASRNQ, from the exons ATGGATTCACGGGAGAGGTCGATGCCTTCTGTTCATCAACATCATCAACAATCAACTCCACCCAACAGGATGATCCCCAACAACGCTTCTTATTCCGCTAATATGCCAAATTCCAACAATACTTCCCCTTTGATCAACCCCAATTCCGCTGCTGCTCAAATGATGTCTTCCGCTTCCCgatttcccttcaactccatGATGGGTTCCTCTTCTAAGCCTTCCGAATCTCCCAATGCAGCTTCTTATGATGGATCCCAGTCTGAATTGCGTACTGGTGGCTTTAACATTGATTctgggaagaagaagagaggcCGTCCCAGGAAGTATTCTCCTGATGGGAATATCGCCTTGGGTTTATCACCAACCCCCATCACTTCTTCCGCCGTTCCTGCCGATTCCGCCGGCATGCACTCCCCAGATCCTCGCCCTAAGAAGAACAGAGGACGGCCGCCCGGTACAGGGAAGAAGCAAATGGATGCTTTGG GGACCGGCGGTGTTGGTTTTACTCCTCATGTCATTCTTGTGAAACCAGGAGAG GACATTGCCTCAAAAGTTATGGCATTTTCACAGCAGGGGCCACGGACTGTTTGTATTCTCTCTGCCCATGGGGCTGTCTGCAATGTTACCCTTCAACCCGCATTGTCATCTGGTAGTGTGTCATACGAG GGCCGCTATGAAATCATATCTCTATCAGGTTCCTTTTTGATTTCTGAAAATAATGGTAATCGGAGTCGAAGTGGTGGTTTAAGTGTGTCTCTAGCAAGTGCAGATGGACAAGTTCTTGGTGGAATTACCAACATGCTAACGGCAGCATCGACAGTTCAG GTTATAGTTGGTAGCTTTCTTGTGGACGGGAAAAAGCTAGGAGCCAGTATACAGAAATCTGGGCCATCGTCTACATCTCctaatatgttaaactttggtACACCCGTGGCAGCAGGCTGCCCCTCTGAAGGCGCATCAAATAATTCATCCGACGACAATGGTGGTAGCCCTTTAAGCCGGGGGCCTGGAATGTACACCAATGCCAACCAACCAATTCATAATATGCAGATGTATCAACAACTATGGGCTAGCCGAAATCAATAA
- the LOC103490791 gene encoding AT-hook motif nuclear-localized protein 23: MAGLDLGSRYLTHLQPQVDGGHFSSGDHQDDDDPHQTLGGTGDVVGRRPRGRPPGSKNKPKPPVIITRESANTLRVHILEVGSGCDVFDCVASYARRRQRGICILSGSGNVTNVGLRQPAAAGVLTLQGRFEILSLSGSFLPPPAPPGATSLTIFLAGGQGQVVGGTVAGELTAAGPVILIAASFTNVAYERLPLDEEDQQQTPAGGGGSGGGVGNNNNNNPFQDPTNSGLPFLNLPLHMQNVQLPPF, from the coding sequence ATGGCTGGGTTGGATTTAGGGAGTCGATATCTAACTCACCTTCAACCACAAGTAGACGGCGGTCATTTCTCCTCCGGTGACCACCAAGACGATGACGATCCCCACCAAACCCTAGGTGGTACGGGGGATGTCGTTGGCCGACGTCCACGCGGTCGGCCACCCGGTTCGAAAAACAAGCCAAAGCCGCCGGTTATCATCACCCGTGAGAGCGCCAACACGCTTCGTGTCCACATCTTAGAAGTTGGCAGCGGCTGTGATGTTTTCGATTGCGTCGCTTCCTACGCCCGCCGACGACAGCGTGGGATCTGTATTTTGAGCGGTAGCGGTAACGTCACCAACGTCGGTCTCCGCCAGCCAGCAGCAGCTGGGGTGTTGACTCTTCAAGggagatttgaaattttgtcACTGTCGGGATCGTTTCTGCCGCCGCCTGCTCCACCCGGTGCGACGAGTTTGACGATATTTTTAGCCGGAGGGCAGGGGCAAGTAGTGGGAGGGACGGTGGCTGGTGAATTGACGGCGGCCGGGCCGGTGATTTTGATTGCAGCTTCGTTTACAAATGTGGCGTATGAGAGATTGCCATTGGATGAGGAGGATCAGCAACAAACTCCTGCAGGCGGCGGAGGGAGCGGCGGCGGAGTTggtaacaacaacaataataatccGTTTCAAGACCCAACAAATTCAGGACTTCCATTCTTGAATTTGCCACTTCATATGCAAAATGTTCAACTTCCACCCTTTTGA